The following proteins come from a genomic window of Maylandia zebra isolate NMK-2024a linkage group LG22, Mzebra_GT3a, whole genome shotgun sequence:
- the paqr7a gene encoding progestin and adipoQ receptor family member VII, a, whose protein sequence is MYCRQAEEEGAVVLPTDIDKTQAGRNYPVCISQLLTIMATTVMESIGRVFISLQQIRQFPQLLTDAAPSMPGTVRDTEVPSYFRERYVCTGYRPLNQNWRYYFLSLFQRHNETLNIWTHLVAFLVLLIKLCQLTETVDFISDRHSWPLLILVLSSLTYSAFSVVAHLLGGKSDLAHYCFYFLDYVGVAQYQYGSAVVHFYYAVDESVHGLVSGIFMPTAAILSCLSCLGCCYGKYCNHSLPTWVRKVCQVVPSALAYSWDISPVAKRLFFWSSSDPAIIYHFGQVAFFLSCAFFFTCPLLERCFPGRCDFVGQSHQIFHVFLSCCTLCQIHASYLDFVGRRKLYSSLHGSGDVVLFVGLYVVTLIMCVGIAALMLRKVKQVLDFKLKSK, encoded by the coding sequence GAACTACCCAGTGTGCATCAGCCAGCTACTGACAATCATGGCAACCACTGTGATGGAGAGCATCGGCCGAGTGTTCATCAGCCTGCAGCAGATCCGGCAGTTTCCCCAGTTGCTGACTGACGCTGCACCCTCCATGCCCGGCACCGTCAGAGACACCGAGGTTCCCTCCTACTTCCGGGAACGCTACGTCTGCACCGGCTATCGTCCACTCAACCAAAACTGGCGCTACTACTTCCTGTCCTTGTTTCAGCGCCACAATGAAACCTTAAACATTTGGACTCACCTGGTGGCATTTTTAGTGTTGCTGATTAAATTGTGCCAGCTTACTGAGACTGTGGACTTTATCAGTGACCGTCATTCGTGGCCCCTGCTCATCCTCGTCCTGTCCTCTTTGACCTACTCTGCATTCAGTGTTGTAGCTCACTTACTGGGAGGAAAGTCTGACCTTGCTCATTATTGCTTCTACTTTCTGGACTACGTAGGGGTAGCGCAGTATCAGTACGGCAGCGCTGTAGTCCACTTTTACTATGCTGTTGATGAAAGCGTCCATGGACTGGTGAGTGGTATCTTCATGCCCACCGCCGCAATCCTCAGCTGCCTTTCATGTTTGGGATGCTGCTACGGCAAATACTGCAACCACAGCCTACCAACGTGGGTGCGTAAGGTGTGCCAGGTGGTACCTTCAGCACTCGCCTATTCCTGGGACATCAGTCCAGTGGCCAAGAGACTGTTCTTCTGGTCCAGCAGTGATCCAGCCATCATCTACCACTTTGGCCAGGTGGCGTTCTTCCTCAGCTGTGCCTTCTTCTTCacctgccctctgctggagcgCTGTTTCCCCGGGCGGTGTGATTTTGTGGGACAGAGTCATCAAATCTTCCACGTTTTCTTATCTTGCTGCACCCTGTGTCAGATCCACGCCTCCTACCTGGACTTTGTGGGCCGCAGGAAGTTGTACTCAAGTCTGCACGGAAGTGGTGATGTTGTTCTATTTGTGGGGCTGTATGTGGTCACTTTGATTATGTGTGTTGGAATTGCTGCTTTAATGTTGAGGAAAGTGAAACAAGTGCTGGACTTCAAATTAAAGTCCAAATAA